The genome window CCggttctcctcctgctccaaAGACTGCACTGTGAAGGTAGGATTTGAGAGATTATTGAGGTTACTTTTTCTTGGATCTTACTTCTTACTTTTCTTACTTAAAACATCCTGTCAACACATTTAACATGCTCATACTGCATTCCGTATGTGTTTAAAGAATTGGATAAGAAACTCCCACAAAATATCAGTTATAATAATCTTTTTGGCACTTTGTGTTCTTATTGACTGTGCTggaagaggttttttttttctttccaggtTTTAAGTACCTTTAATTAGTATCTTCTTTCAATCATATTTTGGGGTAGCTAACCTGGTAGAGTGCCTGCACCTTGTTCTAAGTCCTTACCTCAGCGGCTCAAGTTGGATTACGGCCAGTGCTCTTTCCTGCTTTTTGAAAGATTTAGTAAGGTTTCAATTTTAATGGCAGGCTTATGATTATCACCGAAAAGTCTCTTGCATGTCTGCTGGGGAGAAGAACTTCAACAATCATGCACCAACATCACTGGCAGTCTGACCACAGTACCTGGTAATAACTAACAGTTTAATATTGTGTTTAAGGTGTGGCAACAGTGGAGACACTGTGGATCACAATGCAGAACAAAGTAACACCAGTAACAATGTAGGAGCACATACAATGAGACTTATGCTTATAAATCTGTTGCCCCAGTACCTGCCGGGGTGGGGGGCTTCCCAACACACCTACCTCCTGCAACTGCAATCGCATGATCAGCACTCAGCCAATCATGTGACTAACGAAAACTGGACACTACATGTTGAGCATACTTTGAGTTAAACAGGATGAACTGTCTTACTTTGGGAAGTCAACTCTTGTAACATGGATATGCAACTATAAGAaatctttttacatattttagaAGGTTTTTTTGTGGCATTTTCTTTGCCTATATAAATACTGACAATAAAGCTTGACAAGAAACTTGGAAAGAGAGGGAATGGAGGATGACATTCAACAAAAGTTTCCAGACAGAATCGAATCTCTGTCTTCTGGCTTCCTGTGTGCAGCTATGGGACACGGAGCGGCTAGATGGTCATATCTCGCTGGTGCACAGCTCCAGCATGCGGCAGTTTAACTGGGGCTACACCCAGTTCTCCCAGTTCAACGCTGACGACACCCTGCTGCTCGTGTCTGGTGTCTACCTGGGCCCACACCACTCCTCGTCTGGGGAAATCGCTGTCATCAGTCTGGGTAGGAACCAAAGCAAATTCCACAACCTGTTGGTGATTCTTGAAGATGAGTTATTATTCACTGCAAACTTTCAGACAGCTGCAATGAAATGGTGTGCTCAAAGTCACGTAGTATCAGGCTTTTTAAACTCTCAATAAATCCTCCCTTAGTGAAGGTAGATGTAGATTTGGAAGCTTTCTTTCGTTTAACTTTCAGTCTGtgagttatttaaatgaaaaaagccGAActaacagtttgtgtgtgtgtgtgtgtgtgtatttatatatatatatatatatatataatcttttcttcattaatgtgtgtgtttccaactCTCCCATTCTCCCCATGTCTTAACACGCAACAGAAAATTACACGCTGTTGTCGCGCGTGAGGAACAAGCCGTACGATGTGTTTGGCTGCTGGTTGAACGAGACCCACCTGATCTCTGGGAACCTGCACTGGATAGGGAACATGACGTCCTGCTCTGTGCTCTGGCTCAATAAAGCCTTCCAGGTAGGACCCAGTGCAGCAGCTAAGACCTGTTGGACATGTCAGTCAGAATATTTTCTTTCCTGTGCCGATGGAGGACCCACCGGAAGACTTtcattgttttgtattgtgCTGTAAGATTATATTAGTGTAAaaaacatctgtaacatctttTAAGTCGAGtcattataatttttttgataACATGCTGCTATTGGTTTATGTGTTCGAATGAACACTgaaaaacatacatatatatatatataaacaaatatttaaatcatcacttttttttttacacaatctTAAAAAAGTCTTTTCTGCGACAGGATGTTGAATCGGAAAACGTCAACGTGGTCAAGCGCCTTTTCAAGATCCAGAACATCAATGCCAGCACCATACGCACAGTGATGGTGGCCCACTGCCGTCGTCATGACAACCCGGACTTGCTGCTGGACTACGAGGCTCAGTCTCAGGCTCGAAGGCAGAaagggcagcagcagcagcagcaccagcccCTGCTCTTTGACCTGGGAACCTCCGGCAGTGATGAAGAAGATGAGGAGTTAGAGGACGAGGAGTGCCAGAGGGAAGCCAGGTGTCACGGCCTCCCCAGTGCCCGCCATTCTCAGCCCACCATGTCGGGCCTGGAGCACGTTATACAGGTAAGCTAGGTGTAAAACTCAAGCATTTTGGTCTATATTTGAAAGTAATATTGTTCTTCAGTCTGcctcttttttgtcattttcttatGTCCTTCCTTTTAGAGTCGTAAAAATGTAGGGCCCAGGGAGCTGGCAATTGAGACCCGGGTGGCTCAGATGATGGGCAGAGCCCACACTAAGGCCCCTGACTCCAGCTTGATTGAGCCCTCTGATCCCGAGGAGGTAGAGGACAAAACGTATTTACTCTTTACTACTGGCAGCCTTACATACTCCCCTCACCAGATAGGTAAGAGTACTTCCAAGGCATGCAAATATAAtgcaacacatttttgaaacttTGTAGAAGAAAAATTAGACAAATGTCTCCTTTCATTTGGTGGTCTCTGTCCCTTTCCAGGTATAAAGCGGATCAAGCCGGACCAGATGACCACTTGTGGTCCTGTACTCGGAGAAGAGCGAAGCTCAGATGAATTTTTTGATTCCCTGGACCATGTCATTGATATCCATGGACACATCATTGGTATGGGCCTTTCTCCAGACCACAGGTAAGTAAATGATGTGTAGATTCAGGAGGCTTTAATATAGAAAATAAGCTATGTGACctccatatatatatacattgaggaaaataagtatttgaacaccctgctattttgcaagttctcccacttagaaatcatggaggggtctgaaattgtcatctaggtgcatgtccactgtgagagacataatctaaaaaaaaaaaatccagaaatcacaatgtatgattttttaactatttatttgtatgatacagctgcaaataagtatttgaacacctgagaaaatcaatgttaatatttggtacagtagcctttgtttgcaattacagaggtcaaacgtttcctgtagtttatcaccaggtttgcacacactgcaggagggattttggcccactcctccacacagatcttctctagatcagtcaggtttctgggctgtcgctgagaaacacggagtttgagctccctccaaagattctctattgggtttaggtctggagactggctaggccacgccagaaccttgatatgcttctta of Micropterus dolomieu isolate WLL.071019.BEF.003 ecotype Adirondacks linkage group LG13, ASM2129224v1, whole genome shotgun sequence contains these proteins:
- the fbxw5 gene encoding F-box/WD repeat-containing protein 5 isoform X1, which translates into the protein MDCGPVLPDSLVLEIFLRLPHDAVLRASLTCRQWLAVSRDEFLWRELFYSYYRIPRSVPRHPAAVSWYREFRRLFDCIPCVEVQTLREHSDQVLHLAFSHRGHRFSSCSKDCTVKLWDTERLDGHISLVHSSSMRQFNWGYTQFSQFNADDTLLLVSGVYLGPHHSSSGEIAVISLENYTLLSRVRNKPYDVFGCWLNETHLISGNLHWIGNMTSCSVLWLNKAFQDVESENVNVVKRLFKIQNINASTIRTVMVAHCRRHDNPDLLLDYEAQSQARRQKGQQQQQHQPLLFDLGTSGSDEEDEELEDEECQREARCHGLPSARHSQPTMSGLEHVIQSRKNVGPRELAIETRVAQMMGRAHTKAPDSSLIEPSDPEEVEDKTYLLFTTGSLTYSPHQIGIKRIKPDQMTTCGPVLGEERSSDEFFDSLDHVIDIHGHIIGMGLSPDHRYLYVNSRAWPSGCVISDPMSPPPIAEEIDLHVIDLKSLREERRSLRAHRAFTPNDECFFIFLDVSRDFVASREDRESVALSHGGEIFNPFQFYLFSARRFAVSLSLLDGKGNNGAEDKHGYIWDRHYNICLARLAHDDVVNSVAFSPADQELLLSASDDSTIKVWRSPHMIRLAQSPARPPRPRSLLPSWLSRNKNSSSRVNGKP
- the fbxw5 gene encoding F-box/WD repeat-containing protein 5 isoform X2, translated to MDCGPVLPDSLVLEIFLRLPHDAVLRASLTCRQWLAVSRDEFLWRELFYSYYRIPRSVPRHPAAVSWYREFRRLFDCIPCVEVQTLREHSDQVLHLAFSHRGHRFSSCSKDCTVKLWDTERLDGHISLVHSSSMRQFNWGYTQFSQFNADDTLLLVSGVYLGPHHSSSGEIAVISLENYTLLSRVRNKPYDVFGCWLNETHLISGNLHWIGNMTSCSVLWLNKAFQDVESENVNVVKRLFKIQNINASTIRTVMVAHCRRHDNPDLLLDYEAQSQARRQKGQQQQQHQPLLFDLGTSGSDEEDEELEDEECQREARCHGLPSARHSQPTMSGLEHVIQSRKNVGPRELAIETRVAQMMGRAHTKAPDSSLIEPSDPEEVEDKTYLLFTTGSLTYSPHQIGIKRIKPDQMTTCGPVLGEERSSDEFFDSLDHVIDIHGHIIGMGLSPDHRYLYVNSRAWPSGCVISDPMSPPPIAEEIDLHVIDLKSLREERRSLRAHRAFTPNDECFFIFLDVSRDFVASGAEDKHGYIWDRHYNICLARLAHDDVVNSVAFSPADQELLLSASDDSTIKVWRSPHMIRLAQSPARPPRPRSLLPSWLSRNKNSSSRVNGKP